From Methylopila sp. M107, a single genomic window includes:
- a CDS encoding type II toxin-antitoxin system VapB family antitoxin yields MPLYIRDDEVADLARRTKEATGAKTVTEAVRVALERALAEAKVKAGVKDQRPLRDRIAEVVARADAMGPSDHSFDMKAFMDDLSGDI; encoded by the coding sequence ATGCCGCTCTACATCCGTGACGACGAGGTCGCCGACCTCGCCCGCAGGACGAAAGAGGCGACCGGCGCGAAAACCGTGACGGAGGCCGTCAGGGTCGCGCTGGAGAGGGCGCTGGCGGAGGCGAAGGTCAAAGCAGGCGTCAAGGACCAGCGGCCTCTGCGCGACCGCATCGCGGAGGTGGTCGCGAGAGCCGACGCCATGGGGCCGTCCGACCACAGCTTCGATATGAAGGCATTCATGGACGATCTGTCGGGCGACATATGA
- a CDS encoding type II toxin-antitoxin system VapC family toxin — translation MSAFIDASVIVAVIGHESDEDELIARIESMTAPLFYSAMVVYEASLAVARKKSGSGRTSLEAIAEARSIVRAFLTTIDATEIPLVGEIADLALDASGRFGKVVGHPARLNMGDCFAYACARSKGVPLLFKGDDFVKTDIASA, via the coding sequence ATGAGCGCCTTCATCGACGCGTCTGTCATCGTTGCGGTGATCGGCCACGAGTCTGACGAAGACGAATTGATCGCCCGGATCGAGAGCATGACGGCGCCGCTCTTTTATTCGGCCATGGTCGTGTACGAAGCGTCACTGGCTGTCGCTCGCAAAAAGTCGGGATCCGGTCGGACCTCGCTCGAAGCGATTGCGGAAGCGCGATCGATCGTACGCGCGTTCCTCACGACCATAGACGCGACCGAAATCCCGCTCGTTGGCGAGATCGCCGACCTCGCCCTCGACGCCAGCGGCCGCTTCGGCAAGGTCGTCGGCCATCCGGCGCGCTTGAACATGGGCGACTGCTTCGCCTACGCCTGTGCGCGGTCCAAAGGCGTTCCGCTGCTGTTCAAGGGCGACGACTTCGTGAAGACCGACATCGCTTCAGCCTGA